Within Limisphaerales bacterium, the genomic segment TCAAAGAGGCGCACCTCGCCGAGTCGGCCGGGCTGACCGCTGGCGGTCGCGAGCCATTTACCGTCCGGACTGGCGGACAGGCCGTAGGTCCGCTCGCCTTCGCGAGCAATGCGCCGCTGTAGTTTGCCGTCGCCCGCACCCCACACGGAGACTTCGTGGTAGCCGGAGACAAACACGGACTGGCCATCGGCACTAAAGGTTAACGCCGTAATCGGCACGGCGCGCGGGTATTTGGCCGGCGGATCAGGATGCCGCGGGGCCGGCAGGATGGTGGACAGCAGCGCCTTGGGATCGCCGCCATCATACTTCGCACCGGCTTCAATCCATTGCCTGAATTTCGCCACCACTTCCGGCGGAAGCGGATCGTCATCCTGCGGCATGCGTTCATCCGCGTCGTCTGTGCTGAGCCGGTAAAACAGCTCGCTCATGTCCGGCTTCCCCGCGGTGACCATCGGCTCGTCCGTGTCGCCCGGCATCAGAACCTTGGCAAAGGTATCCACGCGGTAACTGCCTTTGGCCTTCTTCGGCCCGTGACAAGCCAAACATTTCTGAACAAGCACCGGGGCTAGATCACGGCGAAAGCTAATGTCCGCCGCGTCCATCCACGGCACCATCACGAAAAGAATAAGGAGACTAATCTGGCGCATCATCAGTGCTGAAAGAGAAACTCCGTCTTATTCAGAATCGCCCACGCAATGTCTTCCATGGCGGCGTTGCGATCCGGAACGCCAGCGAGATGCGCGAGGGCAAGCTGCAGTTCCTTGGCCGAAGGCGGACGACTCAGCGCGGCAAGGTAAAATTCGACCAGCACTTCCTCATCCTTCTTACCCTCGGCCATGGCCCGGCGAAATCGGTTGCCGCCGTTGCGCAGCCGGTCGTTAAGCAGCTTGCCGTTGTAGAGCTGCAGTGCACTCTCGAGGCTGGTGTCGTCCGTCCGTTCGCATTCGCAGGCCGATTGCCGTTCGGGCTGGCCGAATACCTTGAGAAAATCAATCTTCGCCAATTCCGGCGCGGGCAGTTGCGTGCATTTCATGTCCGCCGGCAGCCCTCCAATGCGCTCAGGCAGCCCCGTCACCTGCCCGATGGCATCGAGCAATTGCTCGGCGGACATCATGCGCGGCTGGTAATGCGAAAAGTATTTGCGGTCCTCTTTGTTAAACGCATTGCGCGTGGAATCGGCTTGATAGGTACGGCTATTTAAAATCGTGTGCAAGATCTTCTTCCGATCAAACCCGCTGCGCACAAAATCCTCGGCCAAGGCGTCCAACAGCGGCGCGTTGGCGGGCGGGTTGGTGTCCCGAAAATCATCGAAGGGTTCCACGATGCCGCGCCCCATCACATGTGACCAGAGACGATTGACCTCAACGCGGGCAAAGAAGGGATTGCTTGGCCCTGTGAGCCAGTTGGCAAAAGCGGCCCGACGATCAGCGGCATCGGACACCGGCAAGTCTCCAGCGGCGGGCGCCCACGGTTTCATCACCTTGCCATTGAGCGGATGCGTGACTTCTCCGGCGCCTTTGGAAAACACCAGCGTTTCATCGCCCTTCCCCGTGCGCTTGCGTTCCACGCGATTGAAGAAGGACGCCATGCCGTAATAATTATCCTGCGTCCAACGTTCAAAGGGATGGTTGTGACACTTGGCGCATTGAATGCGGGTGCCGAGGAAAATTTGCGCGGAGGTCTCCACCGCATCATCGCGGTTGGCGGAGGTGCGGTAAAAATTGGCGGCCGGATTGATCATGGTGCTGCCGCTGGCGGTAAGCAGTGAGGTGGCAAACTGATCGTACGGCATGTTGCGGCCAAGGGCGCCCTCGATCCAGCGATGATATTTGTGTACGCTGGGCGCGCCGATTTGCTTCACCGAAAGCCGCAACAGGTCACCCCATTTCAACGCCCAAAACTGAGCGTGCTCCGGCCGATTGAGCAGCGTGTCGACCAACTGCGCGCGTTTATCCGGACGTTTATCCTGCAGAAACGCCTCGACTTCCTTGATCGTGGGCAGGATGCCGATCACGTCGAGGTACACACGCCGCACAAAGGTGGCATCGTCGCACAAGGGCGCGGGCGCAAACTGCAACTGGCGCAGCTTATCATCAATGTGGCGATCCACGTAGTTACGTTGCGGTAGGTTCGGCCACTGGAAGCCCTCCACATCGCGCGTGAAAGTTAGCAGCGTGCTTTCGATGTGATGCAGATAACGCACGAGCACTGCCGCTTCGCCTCGCCGGAACCCAGTGACCAGCCCGGAGGCGCTGATGTCCGCCACTTCGTTGTCCGAACTCTCGAACACAGCCAGATGCGTCACATCGAGTTGCGTGCCGTCCGAGTAATGCGCCATCACGCTGAGTTGCTGTTTCCAGGCCGGATACTTAAGCACGCGGCCGGATGCCGGAGTCACTGTCACCTTCACGCAACTGGGCTGGCCTTCCTCCACGCGGCAGCCTTCGGCAATCCAATCGCGCAACAGATTGTAGCTGCGGTCGCCCTGACGAAAACGCCGTCCTCCTTCGTGGGCCACCTCCATGAGCGGCTTGGCCAGCAGCAGACTGGCGGCGGGATTCAACGGGTTGGTGCGCCGGCCCAGTTCCTCACGCGTGAGGGTAAAGGTATCGAGCACCGGATCGAACGCGCGCAGAGACAGACGAAACCCGCCCTTGCCGTGCGGCGAGCCGTGGCAGGAACCACTGCTACAGCCCAGCTTGGACAACACGGGCAGCGCATCAAAATAAAACGAAACCGACCGGGTCGCATGCGCCGTTTGCACGGGCACGGCAGCGGTTTGGTCGGCGAATTGAACGGTCACTTGCGTGTTGCCGGCGCTCATCGAATGCACGAGGGCCTTCTCCACTTTGGCCACATTGGCGTGCTGCACGGTGTACTGCGCACGGTGGGTCACATCCTCCACGCGGCCATCGGCTAAATGCGCGGTGACGACCAACTGCCGCGTGTCGCGGTCCGAGGCGAGCTCCACCTGCGCAGGGGTCACGGTGATCCGTTTCACCTGCGCGGTCAGTGCCGGCGGTAGCAGCAGAGCCAGCAATAGAATGAACGCGCCGCTTCTCATTTGCTTTGGGTCGGCACGTCCATCAGGTAGAGGTCAAAGCGGCCCTCGCGTTCGCCGACATAGATGATGCGCTGACCGTCCGGATGCCAACTGGCGTAATCGTCGCGTTCCTCGTGGAAGGTCAGTCGCCGCTGGTTTTGGCCGTTCACATCCATCACGTACAACTCGCGGTTGCCGTCGCGCATGCTGGTGAACACAATCCGTTTACCATCGGGCGAAATCTCCGGACGAATATCCATCGCCTCATTGTCGGTGAGCTGCTTCACGTTTTTGCCGTCGGCATCGCTTGAGTAAATTTCGTAGGTGTTCGTGCGGCTGCTACCGTACACCAGCGTTTTGCCGTCCGGCGAAAAGCTCGGCCAATTATTGATACCGGTACCTTCGGTGATCTGCTTCTTCTCCTTGCCGTCCAGCGTCACGCGCCAGATATGCTGCGGGCCGGTCTCAGCGAAACAGTACAACACGTGTTTACTGTCGCGCGTAAACACCGGACTGCGATAGCCGCCGCGGCCGCCGTGTTTCACAAACGAATCCTTGCGATCATCGCGCCGGCGAATGACGAAGTGGGCCGTAAGATTCCCGGTGCATTCGTTAAAGGCAATGTGCTTACCGTCAGGCGACATGGCGGCGTTGAGCTGATGTTTATTGGCGTCGTTAAACATCGGCTCGGGCTTCAGCTCCTCGGCATCCATCACCATAAGCCGCAGCAACGCACGCGTTTCATCAAACGAATACATGATCTTGCGGCCGCCCTCGAAGTAGCGCGGATCGCGTTTATTGGTGCCGTCGTGCGTGAGCCGAATGGTCTCGGCAGTGAGCGACAGCCCGAGGCTGCTCAGGATAAGAAAGGCCAGGACGCGCATGTTAAACAAGCTCCCGAATCAAGCGACCGCCGTCGAGTACCTTCATTTCCGCGCGCGCCTGCGCGTCCACGCCGGCCAGCTCGCAAATGGTCGTGCCGGCCATCAACGGCGTAATCGGCGTGGTGACGGGGTAATTGCCCACCTTATCGCTCTCGCCAATGCAACGCCCCGGCTGAACACCGCCGCCGGCCCATACGGAGAAATAACAGTGCTGCCAGTGCTCGCGCGCGGCGCGGTTGCTAATCTTGGGGGTGCGTCCAAACTCGCCCATCGCCACCACCAACGTGTCCTTCAAAAGACCGCGCTCGTTAAGGTCATCCAACAGTGCCGAGTAGGCGCGGTCAAAGATCGGGCAGTGACGGTCCTGTAATAGCTCGAAGTTAAAGATGTGCGTATCCCATCCCCAATCGCCCTTGGGGGTGAAGGTTTCCACATACTCGCTCCAGTTCACCTGCACATAGGGCACGCCGGTCTCCACAAGACGCCGAGCCATCAGGCAGCTTTGGCCAAAGGTCGTCTGGCCATACGTATCACGCGTCTTACGTTTCTCCTGTGTCAGGTCAAACGCCGCGCGCGCCTTGGGATCGGCCAACAGGCCGTAGGCACTTTGGTGCGTGCGTTTCCAGTCATCGATCCCGGCATTCTCCAGCTGCCGTTCGGCGGCGTCCAGTTGGCCGAGCAGTTTTTTGCGATCCTCAATGCGGTTGGGGGTGAGGCCTTCGAGCAGTTTCAGCGTGGGAATATTCGCCTCCCCTTTCTCGCTGCATTGCACGAGAAACGGATCATGCGCCTTGCCCAACGTGCCGCCGCCGTAGCCGGCTATGCGCCGCGGCAAATCACGAGGGATACCGTGCCCAAGATAAAAGAACGGCGGCAACGCATCCGCGTGCCCGCGATGCTTGGCGACAATGGAACCGAAATTCGGATGAACCGTGGGCCGTTCCTCAAAACCCGTGAGCCCCACGGTACCAGCACCGGGATGTCCGCCGTTGCTGGATTGCATGGAACGCACCACGCTAAACATGTTCGAGCGTTTGGCCGTCTTGGGCAGCAGCTCGCTGAAGTGCATGCCCGGGGTGCGCGTGGGGATCGTGCCGAACGGCCCGCGATAATCGCTGGGCGCTTCCGGTTTAGGATCAAACATGTCGATATGGCTCGGGCCACCCCACAGCCACAGCACGATCACGGACTTGGCCTTGGGCGCCTTGCCAGCAGCCCACGCTTCGTGTCCAGCGCCCATCGCCATCGGCAGCGCGGCGGCAGTTTGCAAAAACGAACGGCGCGTCTGGCCGCCACAGGAGTTCGCCTTAAAATCTCCGATTCCGAGCATAATACTGTCTTCCGACCCCGAAAGATTCGCCTGAATTCACTGTGTCATCAAGAAAATTGCCCCGCAATTTGTTCCCTGCCAGACCGCGAGCCAAGGCGAAACTTGCCCCGCCACCGCGAACATCTACAATGGCGGCATGACCGCATTTCGAATTCTGCTGCTGATCCTGATCTCCGCCCTTCCCGCTCAGGCGAAATTGAAAGTGTTCGTCCTCGCCGGCCAATCGAATATGGAAGGCGCCGGGCAAATCAACATCAACCCGCGCGCCCAAAACAAAGGCGCCGGCACGCTGGAGTTTATGGTGAAACACGCGCCAAAAAAATACGGGCCTTTACAGACCAAAGCCGGCGAATGGACCGTGCGCACCGATGTGTTTGTGAAATATGGCGAACGCGCCGGGGGTCTGAAGCCGGGCTTTGGCGCGCGCAGCAGTGCCATCGGGCCGGAGCTGGGCTTCGGCACAGTGGTGGGTGATGCGCTCAAGGAACCGGTGCTCATTATTAAAACCTGCTGGGGTGGTAAAACGTTGATGGTGGATTTCCGCCCGCCTTGCGCCGGTCCATTGCCCAAGACAATGGCGGACAAAATGCTCGCGGGCATTCAACGCCGCGAACCGGATGCCACCATGAAAGCCGTCGAGGAACGCACGGGCGCATTTTACCGGCTGATGATGGATGAGGTCGCCAACACGCTGGACAATCTCAAGGAAATTTACCCGGCCTATGACGGCAAAGGTTATGAGATCGCCGGCTTCGGTTGGCACCAAGGCTGGAACGACGGGCTCACGCACGACATGGTAGCCGCCTACGAGGAGAACCTCGTGCGCCTGATCAACGATGTGCGCCGCGCATGGAAGACCCCCGACCTGCCGGTGGTCATCGCCGTGAGCGGCTTTGGCGGACGCAACCAAAAGATCGACCGCCGCCTCGGCATCATCGCCGCCCAACACGGTGCCGCCGCCCGCAAGGAATTCAAGGGCACCGCCGCCAGCGTCGAGACCCGTGATTTCTTCCGCCCACGCGAACAATCCCCCGGCGGCCAGGGCTATCACTGGAATAACAACGCCGAAACCTACTACCTCATCGGCGAAAGCATGGGCAACGCGATGTTGAAATTGTTGAAGTAAAAGAGAATATCCGACGTCCTTTCCCCCGACATGAACAACTCGCCTTACCATCGAGCCCCCGATCAATCGCCTTTAAGCCGGCGCGATTTTCTGTGGCAATCGGGCGGGGGCTTGGGCGGGATGGCCTTGACGACGATGTTGGGGCGCGAGCCGTTGCTGGCCAAAGGCGTGCTGAGCGGCACCTTGCATCATCCGCCGAAAGCAAAGCGGGTGATCCAGTTGTTCATGGGCGGGGCGGCGAGTCATTTGGATACATTCGATTTCAAGCCGGCGCTCATTCGGCATCATGGCGAGAAGAGCGATTTCGGCGAACACGTGGAGGCGTTTCAAAACGGGCTCGGGCCATGGATGCAGTCGCCCTTTGCCTTCGCGCGTCATGGACAGAGCGGCAAGCATCTATCGGAAACCGTCGCGCCGTTGGGTGAAGTGGTGGATGATCTGGCCTTCGTGCACAATCTCGTGGGTAAAACCGGCGTGCACAGCCAGGCCACTTACCTGCAGGCCACCGGCTTTCAGCGCCCGGGCTTTCCCGGCATGGGCTCGTGGGTGAGCTACGCACTCGGCAGCGAAAATGAAAACCTACCGACCTTTGTCGTGTTGCCCGATCATCGCGGATACGCCTCCAACGGCCCGAAGAATTGGGCCAGCGCATTCCTGCCAACGCACACGCAGGGCACTACGATTTTTCCGCAACGCGAAAACCCGATTCCCGATCTGCATCCCAAGGCCGGCTTTGTGACGCCCGGCAGTCATCGCACGGGCATTGACCTGATCAACCAACTCAATGCCGGCTACGCCGAGACGCGCCCAGGCGATGACCGTCTGGAGGCACGCATTCAAACCTACGAACTGGCCGCGCGCCTGCAGCTCTCTGCCACCGAGGCACTGGACATCGCCAAGGAACCGGACCACGTCCTCAAGCTCTACGGCCTCGAACGCGAGCCCAAGCAATACCCGAAGACCATCAACGCGCCCGAGGAGACCGAGTATTTCGGCCGCAAATGTTTGATCGCCCGACGGCTCATCGAGCGCGGCGTACGCTTCGTGCAGATTTGGTCCGGCAACGACAATTCATTTCCCCGCCGCAACTGGGACAGCCACGAGGACATCGAACGCGACCACGGCCCGCTCGCCCTGGGCATGGCCCACGGCGCCGCCGGCCTCATCCGCGACCTCAAACAACGCGGCCTACTCGAGGACACCATCATCCACTGGACCACCGAGTTCGGGCGCATGCCCAGTACGCAAGGCAGCACGGGCCGCGACCACAACCCCTACGTGTTTACCAACTGGCTTTGCGGCGGCGGCATCCGCGGCGGTGTCACCGCCGGCCAGAGCGATGAGTGGGGCTACAAACCGCAGGACCGCGCCAACCCCACGCAAGTCTACGACCTCCACGCCACCATGCTGCACCTCCTCGGCATCGACCACAAACAACTCACCGTCCGCCACAACGGCATCGACCGCCGATTGACCGACGTCCACGGGCATGTGGTCGAAAAATTGCTCGCTTGACTCGACGCTGCGCAACTTCGCTGCTATTTTCCGCCGAATGAGCGACGACCTCGCCTCGCGGCATCACCCCATCACCGACTTGTTTCCCCAGCCAAACGCTCCGGAAAATTGGGCGCGCTATCAGCTCACCAATGCGCAGTTGGAACGTTTCAAAGAACAAGGTTTCGTAAACGGCATTCGGCTGTTGAGTGATGAGCAGGTTGATGCGTTGCGCGCGGAGTTGGGGGAAATGACTGATCCCGATCACGAGGGGCGCGAGTTGTTTTATGAGTATCACAGCAACGAATCGGGCGATCCGGATTCAGTTTTGTTTCACGCGCTGGGTGCGTGGCGGGTCCGGCCGGCATTTCACGACTTGCTTTGGAACCCCGCGTTCCTTTTGCCGGCGTACCAGTTGTTGGGCAAAAAATTCCGGCTCTTTCACGACCAACTTTTCAGCAAACCCGCAAAGCACGGCGGCGTGGTGGCGTGGCATCAGGATTTTTCGTATTGGACGTGGACCCAACCGATGGCCCACCTCACCTGCTGGATCGGCCTCGATGATGCCACCGAGGAAAACGGCTGCCTGCATTACATCCCGCGCAGCCATCGCTGGGGCTTACTAGAAAAAACCGGTCTCGCGGGCGATATGGATTCCGTGCGCGAAGTACTCACGCCCGAACAGATTTCTGATTTTGAAAATCAATGCCCTGTCGTGCTGAAAAAAGGCGAGTGCAGTTTTCATCACCCGCTGATGATGCACGGCTCATACGAAAACAAATCCGATCACCCACGCCGTGCCACCGTCATCAACGTGCTCGCCGATGGCGTAACCTCTAATTTCGAAGGCGACCACACCCCGGGAACTTCCAATTTCCCCATGCTTCCCAAAGGCGAAACCATGGCGGGCGGTTTTTACCCACTGCTCTTCGACCCCGAGGATCAACTTGGGGAATTGGCTAAACACACTCAAACCATCGATGATGTGTGATGGGTTCGTATGCGTTCGCCAATCATCATCACGGGTGCCAACACCGCCTTTCGGCTTTGACCCATCGCTATAAACTCATTATGCTGAGGCCGGAAAGATGAGTTCACGCACGTTTATCCTACCGTTGCTTTCGTTGCTGATTAATGGGGTGATTTTGGTGAAAGCCGAGGGCCTTACACCAAAAGACCGCAATTTTTTTGAGACACAAATTCGGCCGGTGTTGGTTAAACAGTGTTTGGAATGTCACTCGTCGAAAACAAACAACACGGCGAAGTTCGATGCGCCGTTGCCGGTCGCCGAGGCAGAGGCGATTGTGGCGATGCTGCGCGCGACGAAAAAGAAACCGCATCACAAACCGCTGGCCGAACAGGTGATTCGTGACTTTGAGCGCTGGGTAAAACTTGGTGCACCGTGGCCGGCCGCGGCAGATCCGCAAACTAACGATTCGCTTTGGGCATTCCAACCAATCTCCCAACCGATCGTCCCCCGCGTTAAGAATTCCAGCTGGCCCCGTGATCCACTGGATCAGTTTGTGCTCGCGCGGTTGGCGCAGGAAAAACTAACGCCTGCGAACGACGCTACGCCGACGGTGCTGATTCGGCGGATGTATATGGACCTCACCGGATTGCCGCCGACCATTGAGGCGGTGGAAGCGTTTCAAAAAGAATGTGCAGTTG encodes:
- a CDS encoding DUF1501 domain-containing protein, which encodes MLGIGDFKANSCGGQTRRSFLQTAAALPMAMGAGHEAWAAGKAPKAKSVIVLWLWGGPSHIDMFDPKPEAPSDYRGPFGTIPTRTPGMHFSELLPKTAKRSNMFSVVRSMQSSNGGHPGAGTVGLTGFEERPTVHPNFGSIVAKHRGHADALPPFFYLGHGIPRDLPRRIAGYGGGTLGKAHDPFLVQCSEKGEANIPTLKLLEGLTPNRIEDRKKLLGQLDAAERQLENAGIDDWKRTHQSAYGLLADPKARAAFDLTQEKRKTRDTYGQTTFGQSCLMARRLVETGVPYVQVNWSEYVETFTPKGDWGWDTHIFNFELLQDRHCPIFDRAYSALLDDLNERGLLKDTLVVAMGEFGRTPKISNRAAREHWQHCYFSVWAGGGVQPGRCIGESDKVGNYPVTTPITPLMAGTTICELAGVDAQARAEMKVLDGGRLIRELV
- a CDS encoding DUF1549 domain-containing protein, whose amino-acid sequence is MRSGAFILLLALLLPPALTAQVKRITVTPAQVELASDRDTRQLVVTAHLADGRVEDVTHRAQYTVQHANVAKVEKALVHSMSAGNTQVTVQFADQTAAVPVQTAHATRSVSFYFDALPVLSKLGCSSGSCHGSPHGKGGFRLSLRAFDPVLDTFTLTREELGRRTNPLNPAASLLLAKPLMEVAHEGGRRFRQGDRSYNLLRDWIAEGCRVEEGQPSCVKVTVTPASGRVLKYPAWKQQLSVMAHYSDGTQLDVTHLAVFESSDNEVADISASGLVTGFRRGEAAVLVRYLHHIESTLLTFTRDVEGFQWPNLPQRNYVDRHIDDKLRQLQFAPAPLCDDATFVRRVYLDVIGILPTIKEVEAFLQDKRPDKRAQLVDTLLNRPEHAQFWALKWGDLLRLSVKQIGAPSVHKYHRWIEGALGRNMPYDQFATSLLTASGSTMINPAANFYRTSANRDDAVETSAQIFLGTRIQCAKCHNHPFERWTQDNYYGMASFFNRVERKRTGKGDETLVFSKGAGEVTHPLNGKVMKPWAPAAGDLPVSDAADRRAAFANWLTGPSNPFFARVEVNRLWSHVMGRGIVEPFDDFRDTNPPANAPLLDALAEDFVRSGFDRKKILHTILNSRTYQADSTRNAFNKEDRKYFSHYQPRMMSAEQLLDAIGQVTGLPERIGGLPADMKCTQLPAPELAKIDFLKVFGQPERQSACECERTDDTSLESALQLYNGKLLNDRLRNGGNRFRRAMAEGKKDEEVLVEFYLAALSRPPSAKELQLALAHLAGVPDRNAAMEDIAWAILNKTEFLFQH
- a CDS encoding TolB family protein, which encodes MRVLAFLILSSLGLSLTAETIRLTHDGTNKRDPRYFEGGRKIMYSFDETRALLRLMVMDAEELKPEPMFNDANKHQLNAAMSPDGKHIAFNECTGNLTAHFVIRRRDDRKDSFVKHGGRGGYRSPVFTRDSKHVLYCFAETGPQHIWRVTLDGKEKKQITEGTGINNWPSFSPDGKTLVYGSSRTNTYEIYSSDADGKNVKQLTDNEAMDIRPEISPDGKRIVFTSMRDGNRELYVMDVNGQNQRRLTFHEERDDYASWHPDGQRIIYVGEREGRFDLYLMDVPTQSK
- a CDS encoding DUF1501 domain-containing protein produces the protein MNNSPYHRAPDQSPLSRRDFLWQSGGGLGGMALTTMLGREPLLAKGVLSGTLHHPPKAKRVIQLFMGGAASHLDTFDFKPALIRHHGEKSDFGEHVEAFQNGLGPWMQSPFAFARHGQSGKHLSETVAPLGEVVDDLAFVHNLVGKTGVHSQATYLQATGFQRPGFPGMGSWVSYALGSENENLPTFVVLPDHRGYASNGPKNWASAFLPTHTQGTTIFPQRENPIPDLHPKAGFVTPGSHRTGIDLINQLNAGYAETRPGDDRLEARIQTYELAARLQLSATEALDIAKEPDHVLKLYGLEREPKQYPKTINAPEETEYFGRKCLIARRLIERGVRFVQIWSGNDNSFPRRNWDSHEDIERDHGPLALGMAHGAAGLIRDLKQRGLLEDTIIHWTTEFGRMPSTQGSTGRDHNPYVFTNWLCGGGIRGGVTAGQSDEWGYKPQDRANPTQVYDLHATMLHLLGIDHKQLTVRHNGIDRRLTDVHGHVVEKLLA
- a CDS encoding phytanoyl-CoA dioxygenase family protein, producing MSDDLASRHHPITDLFPQPNAPENWARYQLTNAQLERFKEQGFVNGIRLLSDEQVDALRAELGEMTDPDHEGRELFYEYHSNESGDPDSVLFHALGAWRVRPAFHDLLWNPAFLLPAYQLLGKKFRLFHDQLFSKPAKHGGVVAWHQDFSYWTWTQPMAHLTCWIGLDDATEENGCLHYIPRSHRWGLLEKTGLAGDMDSVREVLTPEQISDFENQCPVVLKKGECSFHHPLMMHGSYENKSDHPRRATVINVLADGVTSNFEGDHTPGTSNFPMLPKGETMAGGFYPLLFDPEDQLGELAKHTQTIDDV
- a CDS encoding sialate O-acetylesterase, whose protein sequence is MTAFRILLLILISALPAQAKLKVFVLAGQSNMEGAGQININPRAQNKGAGTLEFMVKHAPKKYGPLQTKAGEWTVRTDVFVKYGERAGGLKPGFGARSSAIGPELGFGTVVGDALKEPVLIIKTCWGGKTLMVDFRPPCAGPLPKTMADKMLAGIQRREPDATMKAVEERTGAFYRLMMDEVANTLDNLKEIYPAYDGKGYEIAGFGWHQGWNDGLTHDMVAAYEENLVRLINDVRRAWKTPDLPVVIAVSGFGGRNQKIDRRLGIIAAQHGAAARKEFKGTAASVETRDFFRPREQSPGGQGYHWNNNAETYYLIGESMGNAMLKLLK